One genomic window of Gracilinema caldarium DSM 7334 includes the following:
- the hslV gene encoding ATP-dependent protease subunit HslV, producing MKIRSTTVIAVRRDGKVAMAGDGQVTAGNTVMKNNARKVRRMYDGKVLCGFAGATADAFTLFERFEVKLKEYSGDLQRAAVELAKDWRMDRALRRLEAMLIVADKTKTLLISGTGDVIEPSEPALAIGSGGPYAYAAALAYLDGSTMSAREIAEKSLKIAGSICIYTNDQITIEELN from the coding sequence ATGAAAATTAGAAGCACCACAGTAATTGCGGTTCGCCGGGACGGCAAGGTAGCCATGGCTGGAGACGGTCAGGTAACCGCAGGAAATACGGTCATGAAAAACAACGCCCGCAAGGTGCGCCGCATGTATGACGGTAAGGTCCTCTGCGGCTTTGCGGGAGCAACCGCCGACGCTTTTACTCTTTTTGAGCGGTTCGAAGTAAAACTAAAGGAATATAGTGGCGACCTTCAGCGGGCGGCGGTGGAGCTCGCCAAGGATTGGCGGATGGACCGGGCATTACGGCGCCTGGAGGCCATGCTCATTGTAGCCGACAAAACCAAGACCCTGCTGATTTCCGGCACCGGGGATGTAATTGAACCCTCTGAGCCGGCCCTGGCCATTGGGTCCGGCGGTCCCTATGCCTATGCGGCCGCCCTGGCCTATCTGGATGGGAGTACCATGAGTGCCCGGGAGATTGCAGAGAAGAGTCTTAAGATTGCCGGTTCCATTTGTATCTATACCAACGATCAGATCACCATAGAGGAATTGAACTAA
- the flgC gene encoding flagellar basal body rod protein FlgC, whose translation MGLFSSINIAASGMTAERLRSDVIADNIANASTTRTTEGGPFRRSRVILRPRTEQPYWRSPFLPDMMDGGVGKGVRVVTVEKDDSKPRLVYDPTHPDAIKTGPRAGYVEMPNVNIVTEMVDLIAASRAYEANAAIVNGSKAMFMKALEIGGR comes from the coding sequence ATGGGATTATTCAGTTCTATTAATATTGCAGCCAGCGGCATGACCGCGGAACGGCTTCGTTCCGATGTGATTGCAGACAATATTGCCAATGCTTCGACTACTCGCACCACTGAAGGGGGGCCTTTCCGCAGGAGCCGGGTTATCCTCCGACCACGGACCGAACAACCCTACTGGCGTTCTCCCTTCCTGCCGGATATGATGGACGGCGGAGTAGGCAAGGGTGTCCGGGTTGTTACTGTAGAAAAGGATGACAGCAAGCCCCGGCTTGTCTACGACCCAACCCATCCAGATGCAATTAAGACCGGCCCCCGGGCAGGTTACGTGGAAATGCCCAATGTGAATATCGTTACCGAAATGGTAGACCTTATCGCTGCATCCCGGGCCTATGAGGCCAATGCAGCAATTGTAAACGGTTCCAAGGCCATGTTTATGAAGGCCCTGGAAATCGGGGGGAGGTAA
- the flgB gene encoding flagellar basal body rod protein FlgB — MDISNDFTKTVDILHRAMDASLVRRDVIANNIANADVPNFKRSVVNFESELKRALDSAKNKPVLELTLTNPKHIPNWRERDYREVQPRRVLDYVTTAKNNGNNVDPEEEMMLSVQNQLMYTLMAQAQTFEFGQINLVLR, encoded by the coding sequence ATGGACATTTCGAATGATTTTACCAAAACCGTCGACATCCTGCATCGGGCTATGGATGCAAGCCTGGTGCGCAGGGATGTGATTGCCAACAATATCGCCAATGCGGATGTCCCCAATTTTAAGCGTTCAGTGGTGAATTTTGAAAGTGAACTGAAACGGGCCCTGGATTCAGCAAAAAATAAGCCCGTCCTGGAGCTGACGCTCACCAATCCGAAGCATATTCCCAACTGGCGTGAACGGGATTACCGGGAAGTTCAGCCCCGCCGGGTTTTAGATTATGTTACCACCGCAAAAAATAACGGCAACAATGTGGATCCGGAAGAGGAAATGATGCTTTCGGTTCAGAATCAGCTTATGTACACCCTGATGGCCCAGGCTCAAACCTTTGAGTTTGGACAGATCAATCTGGTGCTTCGGTAG
- a CDS encoding tyrosine recombinase: MTEKIESYLDYLRTVRGVSPRTLDAYSRDLQRFAQYCANHHIPPDGASPYEVQSFIADLSAEGAAAVSINRALSSVRGFFRYLYRFKFRSDDPTADLKNLKSPKQLPTFLWEGEMAHFAELPDRAGILWPERDKALIMVMYSAGLRISEVANLKVQDLEGDFSSAWVLGKGDKERQVFFSDEGREALALYLTSRASRIHQDKATDNLFINRNGGPLSVPGIRWIISKYAERSGLDKPIHPHSLRHSFATHLVNAGCDVRMVQELLGHASLSTTQRYTHVDMEGLKRIYKKAHPHGMRKGSIR, translated from the coding sequence ATGACGGAGAAGATTGAATCATACCTGGATTACCTTCGCACCGTCCGGGGTGTTTCACCGCGGACGCTGGATGCATACAGCCGAGATCTCCAGCGTTTTGCCCAATACTGTGCTAATCACCATATTCCTCCAGATGGAGCCAGTCCCTACGAAGTGCAGAGCTTTATTGCCGACCTTTCTGCCGAAGGAGCTGCGGCGGTTTCCATTAACCGGGCCCTCTCTTCAGTTCGGGGCTTTTTCCGGTACCTGTACCGTTTTAAGTTTCGTTCTGATGATCCTACGGCGGATTTAAAAAACTTAAAATCGCCAAAACAATTGCCTACCTTTCTTTGGGAAGGGGAGATGGCCCACTTTGCGGAACTTCCTGATAGGGCGGGAATTCTCTGGCCCGAGCGGGACAAGGCCTTAATTATGGTCATGTATTCTGCGGGGCTTCGGATTTCTGAAGTGGCAAACCTGAAGGTTCAGGATTTAGAAGGGGATTTTTCCAGTGCCTGGGTGTTGGGAAAGGGTGACAAGGAACGGCAGGTTTTCTTTTCCGATGAAGGACGGGAAGCCTTGGCCCTGTATCTTACCAGCCGGGCAAGCCGGATCCACCAGGATAAGGCAACGGATAATCTCTTTATTAACAGGAATGGGGGCCCCCTCTCGGTGCCCGGCATCAGATGGATTATCAGTAAATATGCGGAACGTTCAGGGTTGGATAAGCCTATTCACCCCCATTCCTTGCGGCACAGTTTCGCCACCCACCTGGTCAATGCGGGTTGTGATGTGCGGATGGTTCAGGAACTGTTGGGCCATGCAAGTCTATCCACTACCCAGCGGTATACCCATGTGGATATGGAAGGCCTGAAACGGATATACAAAAAAGCCCATCCCCACGGGATGCGGAAAGGATCGATACGATGA
- the hslU gene encoding ATP-dependent protease ATPase subunit HslU, giving the protein MNDMSFDKLTPREIVAELDKYIIGQKKAKRAVAVALRNRIRRLKLPPEVREDIAPKNILMIGPTGVGKTEIARRLAKLAGAPFIKVEATKYTEVGYVGRDVESMIRDLMAAGVQMVKLEMQEQVKAEAERRAEEILLDLLLPGSNKTAKETPNPFGNLFGSAFKPASATGFLGSDTENPAASAQTGSAGTESSANTGTENQSREKFRIMLREGKLEDRTVEILVQQTPQVPAMEILGGPGMEDLESSISGIMGIFGGSKKKKVVTVKRAREILIAEEAEKLIDRDRVTEEARRRVEETGIVFIDEIDKIAAKGGQTSGPDVSREGVQRDILPIVEGSTVNTKWGPVDTSHILFIGAGAFNVSKPSDLIPELQGRFPLRVELESLGKDDFLRILTEPKNALIKQYTDLLAVEGVTIEFTPGAIERLATLAAEVNSRLENIGARRLHTIMEALLEEVSFEAPDIAPARVPITEAYVDEKLKDLVVDQDLGRYIL; this is encoded by the coding sequence ATGAATGATATGAGCTTTGATAAACTAACCCCCCGCGAAATTGTAGCGGAGCTGGACAAATACATTATTGGTCAAAAAAAGGCCAAACGGGCCGTAGCGGTGGCCCTGCGTAATAGAATTCGACGTCTGAAACTGCCCCCCGAAGTCCGGGAAGATATTGCACCAAAAAATATATTGATGATCGGGCCGACCGGTGTGGGAAAAACCGAAATTGCACGCCGCCTCGCAAAACTTGCAGGGGCTCCTTTTATTAAGGTGGAAGCAACCAAGTATACCGAGGTGGGCTATGTTGGCCGGGATGTAGAGTCCATGATCCGGGACCTCATGGCCGCCGGGGTTCAGATGGTAAAACTGGAAATGCAGGAACAGGTGAAGGCAGAAGCAGAACGACGGGCAGAGGAAATTCTTTTAGATCTGCTCCTTCCTGGCTCTAATAAAACCGCCAAGGAGACCCCCAATCCCTTTGGCAACCTTTTTGGCTCCGCCTTTAAGCCTGCTTCTGCAACGGGATTTCTCGGTTCCGATACAGAGAACCCCGCCGCTTCGGCTCAAACAGGAAGTGCCGGAACTGAAAGCTCTGCCAACACCGGTACAGAAAATCAGAGCCGTGAAAAATTCCGTATCATGCTTCGGGAAGGAAAGCTCGAGGACCGGACCGTAGAGATCCTGGTTCAGCAGACACCCCAGGTTCCCGCCATGGAAATTTTAGGCGGTCCCGGTATGGAGGATCTTGAAAGCAGTATCTCCGGCATTATGGGCATCTTTGGCGGCAGTAAGAAAAAAAAGGTCGTAACAGTTAAACGGGCCCGGGAAATTCTTATTGCAGAAGAAGCAGAAAAATTGATTGACCGGGATCGGGTGACCGAAGAAGCCCGGCGTCGGGTAGAAGAGACTGGAATTGTTTTCATAGATGAAATTGATAAGATTGCCGCCAAGGGGGGCCAAACCAGTGGTCCCGATGTTTCCCGCGAAGGGGTCCAGCGGGATATTTTGCCGATTGTAGAAGGTTCTACGGTAAATACCAAGTGGGGACCTGTGGACACGAGCCACATCCTCTTTATTGGAGCCGGGGCCTTTAATGTGAGCAAACCCTCGGACCTGATCCCCGAGCTGCAGGGCCGCTTCCCCCTCCGGGTGGAGCTGGAATCCCTGGGCAAGGATGATTTCTTGCGGATTCTTACGGAACCAAAAAATGCCCTTATAAAACAGTATACGGACCTCCTGGCCGTTGAGGGTGTGACTATTGAGTTTACCCCCGGTGCTATTGAACGTCTGGCAACCCTGGCGGCGGAGGTGAATTCCCGGCTGGAAAATATCGGTGCCCGGCGGCTTCATACCATTATGGAAGCCCTTCTGGAAGAGGTTTCTTTTGAAGCCCCCGATATTGCCCCCGCCAGGGTACCGATTACCGAAGCCTATGTGGACGAAAAACTCAAGGATTTGGTGGTGGACCAGGATCTGGGCCGGTATATCTTATAA
- the fliF gene encoding flagellar basal-body MS-ring/collar protein FliF yields MNEWLQKFIEQIKTLWGKWTLVQKIILIGIVVAALVAVVVMVRVSATPTMVPIIDAPIKDENARDRIITRINEEGVKTTVSSTGVIMVSDEKTARRLRSILIREDLIPSGTDPWALFDRDRWTITDFERNVNLRRAITQMVTEHVKALDDVDDANVTIVMPERQLFQADQNPVTASVIITPRPGSDITTNRKKIEGIQKILKFAVEGLKDENIVITDQNGLVLNDFAGMQDLDRLELSKREQRLIQSLEVQYRASVLKALQQIYTPDRVRDLNIKIEMDMSKKAIQTEEFFPITIKPDNPDTPYDDSEVVKSITRSQSTSSTKWEGTGFNPEGPAGVEGQTPPAFKDMSNLYGRVEQQTLTQNEEINRRQIQEERSPTINRVTVSVNIDGRWKIKYNDKGEPVINKDNSIEREYIPIPDEELKKAQALVQDAIGFNRSRGDSVTVQNIQFDRTKQFAEEDAAFLRQRQFQVTMLLLLVGITVLLVSFLIFRIVSRELERRRRLREEELSRQHQMMRESALRQAEEEGVEVSMSVEERKRLELQENAINMAKEHPEDVAQLIRTWLLEE; encoded by the coding sequence ATGAACGAATGGCTGCAAAAGTTTATTGAACAGATCAAGACTCTGTGGGGAAAGTGGACCCTGGTCCAAAAAATAATCCTCATTGGTATTGTGGTTGCTGCTTTGGTTGCAGTAGTTGTGATGGTGCGGGTTTCCGCAACACCCACCATGGTGCCGATCATCGATGCTCCAATAAAAGATGAAAATGCCCGAGACCGGATTATTACCCGGATTAACGAAGAGGGTGTCAAAACCACCGTATCTTCCACCGGTGTCATTATGGTCAGTGACGAAAAGACCGCCCGGCGGCTCAGATCCATATTGATTCGGGAAGACCTAATCCCCAGCGGAACCGACCCTTGGGCTCTCTTTGACCGGGACCGGTGGACCATTACCGATTTTGAACGGAATGTGAATCTTCGCCGTGCAATTACCCAGATGGTAACGGAACATGTAAAAGCCCTGGATGATGTGGATGATGCCAATGTAACCATTGTTATGCCCGAACGCCAGCTTTTTCAGGCTGATCAGAATCCGGTAACTGCAAGTGTCATTATAACCCCTCGGCCTGGAAGTGACATCACTACGAACCGCAAGAAAATTGAGGGTATTCAGAAAATCTTGAAATTTGCAGTAGAAGGGCTTAAGGACGAGAATATTGTCATAACCGATCAGAATGGACTGGTTCTGAACGATTTTGCGGGTATGCAGGATCTGGATAGACTGGAGCTTTCTAAGCGGGAACAACGGCTAATTCAGTCTCTGGAAGTCCAGTATCGGGCCAGTGTTCTCAAAGCCTTACAACAAATTTATACCCCAGATCGTGTCAGGGATTTGAACATCAAAATAGAAATGGATATGTCAAAAAAGGCAATCCAGACAGAAGAATTTTTCCCCATTACGATTAAGCCCGATAATCCGGATACACCCTATGATGACTCAGAGGTCGTCAAATCCATTACCAGGTCTCAGAGTACGAGTTCTACCAAATGGGAAGGAACGGGTTTTAATCCCGAGGGTCCCGCCGGTGTGGAAGGACAGACCCCCCCAGCCTTTAAGGATATGTCGAACCTGTACGGCAGGGTGGAACAGCAGACCCTGACCCAGAATGAAGAAATAAACCGGCGTCAGATACAGGAAGAACGGAGTCCCACCATTAACCGGGTAACCGTTTCCGTGAATATCGATGGCCGCTGGAAAATTAAATATAATGACAAGGGTGAACCGGTTATCAATAAGGATAATTCGATAGAACGGGAATACATTCCTATTCCGGATGAGGAGCTGAAAAAAGCTCAGGCCTTAGTTCAAGATGCCATTGGGTTTAACAGGAGCCGGGGGGATTCGGTAACGGTTCAGAATATCCAGTTTGATCGAACTAAACAGTTTGCAGAAGAGGATGCAGCCTTCTTGCGGCAACGCCAATTCCAGGTTACCATGTTACTATTACTGGTAGGAATCACCGTTCTCTTAGTATCCTTCCTGATCTTCAGAATTGTGTCCAGGGAACTGGAACGGCGCCGACGCCTGCGGGAAGAAGAGCTGTCCCGCCAGCATCAGATGATGCGGGAAAGTGCCCTGCGGCAGGCCGAAGAGGAAGGGGTGGAAGTTTCCATGTCGGTGGAAGAGCGGAAGCGGCTTGAACTTCAGGAAAATGCCATCAATATGGCTAAGGAACATCCTGAAGATGTGGCCCAGCTGATCCGAACCTGGTTGTTGGAGGAATAG
- the fliE gene encoding flagellar hook-basal body complex protein FliE produces the protein MTIYKPELVSGDKIPMAVTNPRHLVPATGQYQASGTALAELGNKVGAEAVLKSGSFEDAMLKALDSVNADQNLSTELMETMVTDPDSVDPHDVTIAMAKANLSLNITRTVLDRIVKGWKEIINTR, from the coding sequence ATGACCATATATAAGCCTGAACTGGTGAGTGGCGATAAAATACCGATGGCGGTTACTAACCCCCGACACCTGGTTCCCGCCACGGGACAATACCAGGCCAGCGGGACCGCCCTGGCAGAACTGGGCAATAAGGTAGGGGCCGAAGCGGTACTTAAAAGCGGATCCTTCGAGGATGCCATGCTCAAGGCCCTCGATTCGGTGAATGCGGACCAGAATCTTTCAACAGAACTTATGGAAACTATGGTAACTGATCCTGATTCAGTGGATCCCCACGACGTTACCATTGCAATGGCAAAGGCTAATCTTTCCCTCAATATAACTCGCACCGTGCTAGACCGGATCGTGAAAGGATGGAAAGAGATAATCAATACAAGGTAA